One Triticum dicoccoides isolate Atlit2015 ecotype Zavitan chromosome 4B, WEW_v2.0, whole genome shotgun sequence genomic window carries:
- the LOC119295707 gene encoding UPF0161 protein At3g09310-like isoform X3 produces the protein MAAPVSTSLFPLARSAPSFTGPHYKNKRKIPMVRVFCAADDDEEVNDLGVNVALSMLKFYKREISPLLPSSCRYVPTCSEYSMQAYKRYGVAKGTILTAWRLCRCNPLGI, from the exons ATGGCCGCCCCCGTCTCCACTTCCCTCTTCCCTCTCGCGAGGAGCGCAC CTTCTTTCACTGGTCCGCACTACAAGAATAAGAGAAAGATTCCGATGGTGCGGGTCTTCTGTGCTGCCGACGACGACG AGGAAGTCAACGATTTGGGAGTCAACGTGGCACTATCGATGCTAAAATTCTACAAAA GAGAGATATCACCCTTGCTGCCTTCTAGCTGCCGTTATGTGCCAACATGCAGCGAGTACTCTATGCAGGCGTACAAAAGATATGGTGTTGCGAAGGGTACAATCTTGACAGCATGGCGTCTGTGCCGTTGTAATCCTCTTG GGATATGA
- the LOC119295707 gene encoding UPF0161 protein At3g09310-like isoform X1 — MAAPVSTSLFPLARSAPSFTGPHYKNKRKIPMVRVFCAADDDEEVNDLGVNVALSMLKFYKREISPLLPSSCRYVPTCSEYSMQAYKRYGVAKGTILTAWRLCRCNPLGGQGYDPPRWFGEGELPEE, encoded by the exons ATGGCCGCCCCCGTCTCCACTTCCCTCTTCCCTCTCGCGAGGAGCGCAC CTTCTTTCACTGGTCCGCACTACAAGAATAAGAGAAAGATTCCGATGGTGCGGGTCTTCTGTGCTGCCGACGACGACG AGGAAGTCAACGATTTGGGAGTCAACGTGGCACTATCGATGCTAAAATTCTACAAAA GAGAGATATCACCCTTGCTGCCTTCTAGCTGCCGTTATGTGCCAACATGCAGCGAGTACTCTATGCAGGCGTACAAAAGATATGGTGTTGCGAAGGGTACAATCTTGACAGCATGGCGTCTGTGCCGTTGTAATCCTCTTG GTGGACAGGGATATGATCCTCCCAGGTGGTTTGGGGAGGGAGAGTTACCTGAGGAATGA